The following proteins come from a genomic window of Winogradskyella sp. PC-19:
- the argS gene encoding arginine--tRNA ligase — protein sequence MSLQNTLEIHVKAAIKSLFKADLSTVEFQATRKEFAGDITVVVFPMLRVVKGNPVVIGEKVGQYLVDNVELVKAFNVVKGFLNVEISDKYYLDFFRGITEDETFGNVNKKEDKAVMVEYSSPNTNKPLHLGHVRNVLLGYSVAEILKASGKKVYKTQIINDRGIHICKSMLAWKRFGDGETPESTGLKGDKLVGNYYVKFDKEYKKEIAELVSEGQSEDDAKKNAPILLEAQEMLRKWEAGDEEVVTLWKKMNQWVYDGFEVTYKNIGVDFDEYYYESQTYLLGKEFIAEGLKTGVFEKDEDGSVWCDLTDDGLDRKIVLRSDGTAVYMTQDIGTAIQRIKDYPDVGGMVYTVGNEQDYHFKVLFLILKKLGFGWAKNLFHLSYGMVDLPSGKMKSREGTVVDADDLIEEMATTAEEISKELGKLEDYSETEKKELYKTIGLGALKYYILKVDPKKRILFDPKESIDFQGNTGPFIQYTYARIQSILRKSSNSDFDTRKLSLHEKEKQLLKQLEQFPIVIQNAALQHSPALIANYTYDLVKDFNSFYQNVSILGADTDNEKAFRVSLSRKVGLTIRNAFNVLGIDVPERM from the coding sequence ATGAGTCTTCAAAATACACTAGAAATACATGTAAAAGCGGCAATAAAGTCATTGTTTAAAGCCGATTTATCTACAGTAGAATTTCAGGCTACTCGAAAAGAGTTTGCAGGAGATATTACTGTTGTGGTTTTTCCGATGCTACGTGTAGTCAAAGGCAATCCTGTTGTAATTGGCGAAAAAGTTGGTCAATACTTAGTTGATAATGTAGAACTAGTAAAAGCTTTTAACGTTGTTAAAGGATTTTTGAATGTCGAAATAAGTGACAAATATTATCTTGATTTTTTTCGAGGGATAACTGAAGATGAGACTTTTGGTAATGTCAATAAAAAAGAGGATAAAGCGGTAATGGTAGAATATTCTTCACCAAATACCAATAAACCACTTCATCTTGGTCATGTAAGAAATGTGCTTTTGGGATACAGTGTTGCCGAAATTTTAAAAGCCTCAGGTAAAAAAGTATACAAGACACAAATTATTAACGATAGAGGTATACATATTTGTAAAAGTATGTTGGCTTGGAAACGTTTTGGAGATGGAGAAACACCTGAATCCACTGGTTTAAAAGGTGACAAGCTTGTTGGTAATTATTATGTAAAGTTTGATAAAGAATACAAGAAAGAAATTGCAGAATTAGTCTCAGAAGGTCAGTCTGAAGATGATGCTAAAAAAAATGCACCAATTTTGTTAGAAGCTCAAGAAATGCTTCGTAAATGGGAAGCTGGTGACGAAGAAGTTGTAACGCTATGGAAAAAAATGAACCAATGGGTTTATGATGGTTTTGAAGTTACTTATAAAAATATTGGTGTAGACTTTGATGAATATTATTACGAAAGCCAAACCTATCTTTTAGGTAAAGAGTTTATTGCTGAAGGTTTGAAAACAGGTGTTTTTGAAAAAGACGAAGATGGTTCGGTTTGGTGTGACTTAACAGACGATGGATTAGACAGAAAAATCGTATTACGATCTGATGGTACCGCAGTTTACATGACTCAGGATATTGGTACTGCAATACAACGTATTAAAGATTACCCTGATGTAGGTGGTATGGTTTATACTGTAGGAAATGAACAAGACTATCATTTTAAAGTTCTGTTTTTGATACTCAAGAAACTAGGCTTTGGCTGGGCAAAAAACCTATTTCATTTAAGCTATGGAATGGTAGATTTACCAAGCGGTAAAATGAAGAGTAGAGAAGGAACCGTAGTCGATGCTGATGATTTAATAGAAGAAATGGCAACTACTGCCGAAGAGATTTCGAAAGAGTTGGGTAAACTAGAAGATTACTCTGAAACAGAAAAGAAAGAGCTCTACAAGACAATCGGTTTGGGTGCCTTAAAGTATTACATATTAAAAGTTGACCCAAAGAAACGAATTCTGTTTGACCCTAAAGAGTCTATAGACTTTCAGGGAAATACAGGTCCGTTTATACAGTATACTTATGCAAGAATACAGTCTATATTAAGAAAGTCTTCAAACTCTGATTTTGATACTAGAAAACTATCTTTGCATGAGAAAGAAAAGCAATTACTGAAGCAACTTGAGCAGTTTCCAATAGTTATACAGAATGCTGCTTTGCAACACAGTCCAGCTTTAATTGCTAACTATACTTATGACTTAGTAAAAGACTTTAACTCTTTCTATCAAAATGTATCTATTCTTGGTGCTGATACTGATAATGAAAAAGCGTTTAGAGTAAGCCTTTCAAGAAAAGTAGGTCTGACTATTAGAAATGCATTCAATGTACTTGGGATTGATGTTCCTGAGCGTATGTAG
- a CDS encoding chromophore lyase CpcT/CpeT, which produces MKKITILLVVATLCFSCKDKSEYNREASKITDNNYLDELYAVMQGSYNSEIQSQVDSTYYNISLHMYSIWEGKGHYLYVEQALNSMQSKPYRQRIYKLNKLTDSTYTSEIYNLPTADSIWIGKWKTPKAFDVITPKDISIKSGCEVVLKRISKNHYQGKTGDTTCISTMRGASFARSEVEILEDKIISWDRGFDAKGNYVWGAEKAGYIFNKLD; this is translated from the coding sequence ATGAAAAAAATTACTATTCTTTTAGTTGTAGCTACATTATGTTTTTCTTGTAAGGATAAATCAGAATACAATCGTGAAGCATCAAAAATCACAGATAATAACTATTTAGATGAATTATATGCGGTAATGCAAGGTTCATACAATTCTGAAATACAGTCTCAAGTAGATTCTACTTACTATAATATTTCATTGCACATGTACTCAATCTGGGAAGGTAAAGGGCACTATCTTTATGTTGAGCAAGCTTTAAATAGTATGCAAAGTAAGCCATACAGACAACGTATCTATAAACTAAATAAACTTACTGACAGCACCTATACTTCAGAGATATACAACTTACCGACTGCCGATTCGATATGGATAGGAAAATGGAAAACGCCAAAAGCGTTTGACGTTATTACTCCAAAAGATATTAGCATAAAATCTGGATGTGAAGTTGTTTTAAAACGTATAAGTAAAAATCACTACCAAGGAAAAACAGGAGATACTACTTGCATAAGCACAATGCGAGGTGCATCATTTGCTAGAAGCGAAGTCGAAATTTTAGAAGATAAAATTATTTCCTGGGATCGTGGATTTGACGCAAAAGGGAATTACGTTTGGGGTGCCGAAAAAGCAGGCTATATTTTTAATAAGCTAGATTAA
- a CDS encoding TonB-dependent receptor plug domain-containing protein: protein MIILLIGVSLHGFSQTTNEKQPLAKILKQIETEFDIRFSFADKTVNGIDLLFDKSKFSNLEDIIKFLEKKTGLTFNKLSERFFSVEQQKTESKLKTYSLQKLDEVVVQNYLTTGLAKTINGSVEITPQKIGILPGLSEPDILQTIQTLPGITSVDERISNINIRGGTNDQNLILYEGTRMYQTGHFFGLISAFNPYLTDKVNVTVNGTKAKYGSGVSSLISIENSNEIGRKSESGAGFNLLSIDGFSKFQLSKKTELQLSARRSYTDALLTPTYDTYLERIFNNSELGEYQTPTTQVQQNENFFFYDTSLKFLYDINDNSKLRVNAITIFNRLDYNVVADNLTAPITESELSQQSIAGNIVYEQNWSNTISMTGQLSYSNYRLIGNNSINLSNQEITQENEVSDLGIRIDFNKTIDKNLNLNFGYQLNEISVSNLDDVSNPEFRNFVKEVIGTHGVYGEAQFTSNSKNTYARIGLRGNYIDKLDDIIFEPRLVFSQRFLNDFRLEISGESKNQSITQIIDLQQDFFGIEKRRWQLANGNDVPVVKSNQFSLGLNYKKSGWLISAEGYTKKVTGLSSRSQGFQNQFQLVNATGGYTIYGIDILVNKQFKKFGTWLSYTFSKNDFEFDNLNNNESFPNNLDLRHIVNFSTTYEIENLKLSAGVNWRTGKPYTEPSVSQLNSGVLIYESPNAKRIPDYIRTDISARYSFEFAEGVNAEVGASIWNVLNKRNIVNRFYSRDANGPIIQNDEFALSLTPNFSFRLKF from the coding sequence TTGATAATCCTTTTAATAGGAGTTTCGCTTCATGGTTTTTCACAAACCACAAATGAAAAGCAACCACTTGCCAAAATTTTAAAACAGATAGAAACAGAATTTGATATTAGATTTTCTTTTGCAGATAAGACCGTAAATGGTATTGATTTATTATTTGATAAGAGCAAGTTTTCAAATCTAGAAGACATTATAAAATTTCTTGAAAAAAAAACAGGACTTACTTTTAATAAACTAAGTGAACGTTTTTTTTCTGTAGAGCAACAAAAAACTGAGTCTAAATTAAAGACATATAGCCTTCAAAAACTAGATGAAGTCGTTGTACAAAACTATTTAACTACGGGTCTAGCAAAAACTATAAATGGTTCTGTAGAAATTACACCTCAAAAAATTGGTATACTTCCTGGGTTAAGCGAACCTGACATTTTACAAACCATTCAAACTTTACCAGGAATAACAAGTGTCGATGAACGCATATCAAATATAAATATTAGAGGTGGAACTAATGACCAAAACCTTATCCTTTATGAAGGCACAAGGATGTATCAAACTGGGCATTTTTTTGGACTTATATCTGCATTTAATCCTTACTTAACAGACAAAGTAAATGTAACTGTAAACGGTACAAAAGCAAAATATGGCTCTGGTGTTTCGAGTTTAATAAGTATCGAAAATTCTAATGAAATAGGTCGTAAATCTGAATCTGGTGCAGGATTTAACTTATTGAGTATTGATGGGTTTTCAAAATTTCAATTATCAAAAAAAACTGAATTACAACTATCTGCAAGACGTTCATATACTGACGCCCTTTTAACACCTACATACGACACTTATCTTGAACGTATTTTTAATAACTCAGAACTTGGAGAATACCAAACTCCAACAACGCAAGTACAACAAAATGAAAATTTCTTTTTCTACGATACTAGCCTTAAGTTTTTATATGACATTAACGATAATTCTAAACTAAGAGTCAATGCAATAACAATATTTAACCGTTTAGATTATAATGTTGTTGCAGATAATTTAACAGCTCCTATCACAGAAAGTGAGCTGAGTCAACAGAGTATTGCCGGAAACATTGTTTATGAACAAAATTGGTCAAATACCATTTCAATGACTGGTCAACTAAGCTACTCTAATTATCGATTAATTGGTAACAACAGCATCAATTTATCGAATCAAGAAATTACTCAAGAAAATGAAGTTTCTGATTTAGGGATAAGGATAGATTTCAATAAAACAATTGATAAGAACTTAAATTTAAATTTTGGGTATCAACTCAACGAAATTAGTGTCTCAAATCTTGATGACGTTTCTAATCCTGAATTTAGAAATTTTGTTAAAGAAGTTATTGGGACACATGGTGTTTATGGTGAAGCGCAATTTACTTCAAACTCAAAAAATACATATGCTAGAATAGGTTTAAGAGGAAACTATATAGACAAACTTGATGATATAATTTTTGAGCCTCGCTTAGTCTTTTCTCAAAGATTCTTAAATGACTTTAGATTAGAAATTTCTGGGGAATCAAAAAACCAATCTATAACTCAAATCATAGATTTACAGCAAGATTTTTTTGGTATCGAAAAAAGAAGATGGCAACTTGCTAACGGAAATGATGTACCTGTTGTAAAAAGCAATCAATTCTCTTTAGGTTTAAACTATAAAAAGAGCGGCTGGCTTATTAGTGCCGAAGGTTATACCAAAAAAGTCACTGGTCTGAGCTCTAGGTCCCAAGGGTTTCAAAACCAATTTCAATTGGTGAACGCTACTGGAGGTTATACGATTTACGGCATAGATATTTTGGTAAACAAGCAGTTCAAAAAATTTGGAACTTGGCTTAGTTATACTTTTAGTAAGAATGATTTTGAATTTGATAACTTAAATAATAATGAATCGTTTCCTAATAATTTAGATTTAAGGCATATAGTCAATTTTTCAACAACTTACGAGATTGAAAATTTAAAGCTATCGGCAGGAGTTAATTGGCGAACAGGAAAACCTTATACTGAGCCTTCAGTAAGTCAATTAAATTCTGGTGTTCTTATCTATGAGTCACCGAATGCAAAACGTATACCTGATTATATAAGAACAGATATTTCTGCTCGCTATAGTTTTGAATTTGCTGAAGGTGTCAATGCGGAAGTAGGTGCATCAATATGGAATGTACTAAACAAACGAAACATCGTTAATAGATTTTATTCAAGAGACGCAAATGGCCCCATTATTCAAAACGATGAGTTTGCCCTTAGCTTAACGCCCAATTTTAGTTTTAGATTAAAATTTTAA
- a CDS encoding tetratricopeptide repeat-containing sensor histidine kinase — MKQFILYAICLFTALSFAQNAKIDSLTVRLAYQNQDSTKMETSLLLIKELYDVKDYSKALLYIDQTTEISKTLNYNKALAESNYIKALINNAQGEQSNAVANFEIARDYFSTLKDTLGIAKVNNNLGVIEIKRGNYKKGLQNSLSAISIFEEKDLKDDLSKAYNNLADAYYNTNKLDKALQYNKKALSVREELDDLEGMKNSLKNLGLLYALKEDHRRSIDSYERMLTLLDPKKDKAIKSEVSTSLGKSYLSIDDKDKAAEYLREGLAFSRRQKDDLGILRSLNAFGELNIKNKRLKLSENQLFEAFKLAKKLENNNELLYNLRLNKELDSTRGFYEDAFNWQNQYYQLKRKLDKAKADSLPSEFETTEEPEIITPPLIQKEEINKPENSDITATKPDKKDILLVYGLIAGLVFMTALLIFSYLKGSKDSKEKKEFSKENKKLITKNAQLEEVNQVKDKLFSIVSHDLKDSISSIKAFLDLLKDGGISKEEFNDLIPELSENANNASSLLFNLLNWSKSQMQNLQPKPELFNIQEVFQIKMSLIEKKVNDKGIILIDESRREFVYADRSMLEIVIQNLITNAVKFTGKGDVITVSNQDYNGKVLICVEDTGIGISEDNQKKLFNAKKNFTTIGTENEKGTGLGLTICKDLVELNDGRIWVESTPNIGSKFFIELPKAALSE, encoded by the coding sequence ATGAAGCAATTTATTTTATACGCCATCTGCCTGTTCACTGCACTAAGCTTTGCTCAAAACGCAAAGATAGACAGTCTGACTGTACGTCTGGCCTATCAAAACCAAGACTCCACAAAAATGGAGACTTCGCTTCTACTTATCAAAGAATTATATGATGTCAAAGACTACAGCAAAGCATTACTTTATATCGACCAAACTACTGAGATATCAAAAACCCTCAATTATAACAAAGCTCTTGCAGAGTCTAATTACATAAAAGCTCTTATAAATAATGCACAAGGTGAGCAATCCAATGCTGTCGCTAATTTTGAAATCGCTAGAGATTATTTTAGTACTTTAAAAGATACTCTAGGTATTGCCAAAGTGAATAATAATCTTGGTGTTATAGAGATAAAAAGAGGTAATTATAAAAAAGGACTTCAGAACTCTTTGTCAGCAATTTCAATTTTTGAGGAAAAGGATTTAAAAGACGACTTAAGCAAAGCTTATAATAACCTTGCCGATGCTTATTACAATACTAATAAACTAGATAAAGCATTACAATACAATAAAAAAGCATTAAGTGTTAGAGAAGAGCTTGACGATTTGGAAGGGATGAAAAATTCCTTGAAAAATTTAGGATTGTTATACGCCTTAAAAGAAGACCATAGACGTTCTATTGACAGCTACGAGCGTATGCTTACATTACTGGACCCGAAAAAGGATAAAGCCATAAAGAGCGAAGTATCTACAAGCTTAGGTAAATCTTATTTATCAATTGACGATAAAGATAAGGCTGCAGAATATTTAAGAGAAGGTCTTGCTTTCAGTAGAAGACAGAAAGACGATCTCGGTATCTTAAGATCATTAAATGCTTTTGGTGAGCTAAACATCAAAAACAAAAGATTAAAACTTTCAGAAAACCAATTATTTGAAGCATTTAAACTAGCTAAGAAATTAGAAAATAATAATGAGTTGCTTTACAACCTAAGACTAAATAAAGAATTAGACTCAACTAGAGGGTTTTACGAAGACGCTTTTAATTGGCAAAACCAATATTACCAGTTAAAAAGAAAACTAGACAAAGCTAAAGCTGATAGTTTACCTAGTGAATTTGAAACAACTGAAGAACCAGAGATAATAACTCCGCCTTTAATACAAAAAGAGGAAATAAATAAACCTGAAAACTCTGATATAACAGCAACGAAACCTGATAAAAAAGATATTCTCTTAGTATATGGGTTAATAGCTGGCTTAGTTTTTATGACGGCTTTACTAATATTCAGTTACTTAAAAGGCTCAAAAGACAGTAAAGAGAAAAAGGAGTTCTCTAAAGAGAATAAAAAACTAATCACTAAAAATGCTCAACTTGAAGAAGTTAATCAAGTAAAAGACAAGTTGTTTTCGATAGTATCACATGACTTAAAAGATTCTATATCTTCTATCAAAGCATTTTTGGATTTACTAAAAGATGGAGGAATTAGCAAGGAAGAGTTTAATGACCTCATCCCTGAACTTAGCGAAAATGCAAACAACGCATCTTCACTTCTATTCAATTTATTAAACTGGTCTAAGTCACAAATGCAAAACCTGCAACCAAAACCAGAACTTTTTAATATTCAAGAAGTCTTTCAAATAAAAATGTCGTTAATAGAAAAAAAGGTGAACGACAAAGGCATTATACTTATAGACGAATCTCGTCGTGAATTTGTTTATGCTGATCGAAGTATGCTAGAGATTGTAATCCAGAATTTAATTACCAATGCTGTTAAGTTTACTGGTAAAGGTGATGTTATTACTGTATCAAATCAAGATTATAACGGAAAGGTCTTAATTTGCGTAGAAGACACTGGAATTGGAATATCAGAAGACAACCAGAAAAAACTCTTCAATGCAAAAAAGAATTTTACGACTATTGGTACTGAAAATGAAAAAGGTACAGGATTAGGATTGACGATTTGCAAAGATTTAGTAGAACTTAACGACGGTCGTATTTGGGTTGAAAGTACTCCAAACATAGGAAGTAAATTCTTTATTGAGTTACCAAAAGCGGCACTTTCTGAATAA
- the ctlX gene encoding citrulline utilization hydrolase CtlX, translated as MQQTTDTILMIRPVNFRMNEETAVNNYFQEDLDIKNAEINSKAQEEFDVFVEKLRAVGINVIVEIDDELMDTPDSVFPNNWVSFHGNGDIAIYPMFAENRRKERRDEVFIRLEKEGFKIENIIDYTSAEDEGVFLEGTGSLLLDRVNSKAYCALSPRADEDLFIEFCEDFEYTPVVFTANQTVDGKRLAIYHTNVMMCLAENFAVICLDTIDDKKERKNIVKNLKQDGKEIISITETQMHQFAGNMLQLRGKDNQRYLIMSQAACNSLTKQQIAAIEKHCPIISSSLETIETCGGGSARCMMAEVFLPKV; from the coding sequence ATGCAACAAACTACTGATACTATATTAATGATTCGTCCAGTTAATTTTAGGATGAACGAAGAAACGGCCGTCAATAATTACTTTCAAGAAGACTTAGACATCAAAAACGCTGAAATAAACAGTAAAGCTCAAGAAGAGTTTGATGTATTTGTAGAAAAGTTAAGAGCTGTTGGTATTAATGTAATTGTAGAAATTGATGATGAATTGATGGATACGCCAGATTCTGTTTTTCCAAATAATTGGGTCAGCTTTCATGGTAATGGGGATATTGCAATTTATCCAATGTTTGCAGAAAATAGACGTAAAGAAAGACGTGATGAAGTTTTTATTCGTCTTGAAAAAGAAGGCTTTAAAATCGAGAATATTATCGATTACACATCGGCAGAAGATGAAGGTGTCTTTTTAGAAGGTACTGGGAGTTTACTCTTAGACCGTGTTAATAGTAAAGCATATTGTGCCTTATCGCCTAGAGCTGATGAAGATTTGTTTATAGAATTTTGCGAAGATTTTGAGTATACGCCTGTTGTGTTTACAGCCAATCAAACAGTTGATGGTAAACGTTTAGCGATTTATCATACCAATGTTATGATGTGTTTAGCAGAAAACTTTGCAGTGATTTGTTTGGATACTATTGATGATAAAAAAGAGCGTAAAAATATTGTCAAAAACCTAAAACAAGACGGAAAAGAAATTATATCCATTACTGAAACTCAGATGCATCAATTTGCAGGAAATATGTTGCAACTTAGAGGAAAAGATAATCAGCGTTACTTGATAATGAGTCAAGCAGCATGTAATAGCTTGACTAAACAACAGATTGCAGCAATTGAAAAGCATTGTCCAATTATATCGAGTTCTCTTGAAACTATTGAAACTTGTGGTGGTGGTAGCGCACGTTGCATGATGGCAGAAGTGTTTTTGCCAAAAGTTTAA
- a CDS encoding bacteriorhodopsin-like, protein MNNLLLAIADVSKIATDDYVGFTFFVGCMAMMAASAFFFLSMNSFDRKWRTSILVSGLITFIAAVHYWYMRDYWASNMESPTFFRYVDWVLTVPLMCVEFYLILKVAGAKKSLMWRLIFLSVVMLVTGYLGEAVYRDSAWLWGLISGIAYFVIVYDIWFGEAKKLALKAGGAVLKAHKTLCWFVLVGWAIYPIGYMAGTPGWYESMFGGLAMDVIYNIGDAVNKIGFGLVVYGAAVASQATSEA, encoded by the coding sequence ATGAACAATTTATTACTTGCAATCGCTGACGTAAGCAAAATAGCTACGGACGATTATGTTGGTTTTACATTCTTTGTTGGATGTATGGCAATGATGGCGGCTTCGGCCTTTTTCTTTTTATCAATGAATAGTTTTGATAGAAAATGGAGAACTTCAATCCTAGTTTCTGGTCTAATTACATTTATCGCTGCAGTACATTATTGGTACATGAGAGATTATTGGGCTTCTAACATGGAATCTCCAACGTTTTTCAGATATGTTGATTGGGTGTTAACAGTACCGTTAATGTGTGTTGAATTTTACCTTATTCTAAAAGTTGCAGGAGCTAAAAAATCTCTAATGTGGCGTTTAATCTTTTTATCTGTAGTAATGCTTGTCACAGGATATTTAGGAGAAGCAGTGTACAGAGATAGTGCTTGGTTATGGGGATTAATTTCTGGTATAGCATATTTTGTAATTGTTTACGACATTTGGTTTGGAGAAGCAAAAAAATTGGCTTTAAAAGCTGGTGGCGCAGTATTAAAAGCACACAAAACACTATGTTGGTTTGTATTAGTAGGCTGGGCAATTTATCCTATTGGATATATGGCAGGTACTCCAGGTTGGTACGAAAGTATGTTTGGAGGTTTAGCTATGGATGTTATCTATAACATTGGTGATGCGGTAAACAAAATAGGCTTTGGTTTAGTAGTTTATGGAGCAGCAGTTGCTTCTCAAGCTACATCTGAAGCTTAG
- a CDS encoding YfiT family bacillithiol transferase, which translates to MKSLELELEKLKYPIGEFITPDNITKSQINTWISDIEVFPNSIESETINLSEAELNYNYRPEGWTIKQVVHHCADSHINSLIRFKLALTEDAPTIRPYYEDRWAKLIDYNHDINSSLQILKGVHAKLGILLRSFSDENLKRNFIHPEHGKSFTLAETIGTYAWHSNHHLAHIKQALKYKGQF; encoded by the coding sequence ATGAAATCATTAGAATTAGAATTAGAAAAGTTAAAATATCCAATTGGAGAATTTATAACTCCTGATAACATAACAAAGTCACAAATTAATACTTGGATTTCTGATATTGAAGTATTTCCAAATTCTATTGAATCTGAAACAATAAACCTCAGCGAAGCAGAATTAAATTACAATTATAGACCAGAAGGCTGGACCATAAAGCAAGTTGTTCATCATTGTGCAGATAGTCATATAAACAGTCTTATACGATTTAAATTGGCATTAACGGAGGATGCTCCAACAATAAGACCTTACTACGAAGACCGCTGGGCAAAACTAATTGATTATAATCATGATATAAATTCATCTTTACAAATTTTGAAAGGTGTTCATGCAAAACTTGGAATACTATTAAGAAGTTTTTCTGATGAAAATTTAAAAAGAAATTTTATTCATCCAGAACATGGCAAAAGTTTTACACTAGCAGAAACTATTGGCACCTATGCTTGGCATAGCAATCATCATCTTGCTCATATTAAACAAGCTCTAAAATACAAAGGGCAGTTTTAA
- a CDS encoding Brp/Blh family beta-carotene 15,15'-dioxygenase → MSNTHNFNIVVTFACLWLAVYLSPAIEENVACFFIFSVGLLHGANDIKIIKKVYKKYNLSFYKSLILYILIVLLGTAMFYFVPFLTLIFFILISGYHFGEQHFHDIDYHSYLIKKIVFASYGCAVIFLLLYTNSKESADVVRQITEVKLPDDFFKYALIISLLIFGVSFAIVWNNIKNPIAELFYLLVFFIVFKTASLIWAFAIYFVVWHALPSLMDQIKYLSKTVDKVSVLDYIKSSFLYWLVSVVSLFLFFEFLISNNDSFYAFFFSFLAAITFPHVIVMTKIFKH, encoded by the coding sequence TTGTCAAATACTCATAATTTTAATATCGTTGTAACCTTTGCCTGTCTTTGGCTTGCGGTATATCTGTCGCCAGCGATTGAAGAGAATGTTGCTTGTTTTTTTATTTTTTCGGTAGGATTACTTCATGGTGCAAACGATATCAAAATCATAAAAAAAGTTTATAAGAAGTATAATTTAAGTTTTTATAAATCACTGATTTTATACATTCTAATAGTCCTTTTGGGTACAGCGATGTTTTATTTTGTTCCTTTTTTAACCCTTATTTTCTTTATTCTTATTAGTGGCTATCATTTTGGAGAACAGCATTTTCATGACATAGATTACCATAGTTACTTAATTAAAAAAATTGTGTTTGCTTCGTATGGCTGTGCAGTTATATTTCTTTTGTTGTACACAAATAGTAAAGAAAGTGCCGATGTTGTAAGACAGATAACTGAGGTAAAGCTGCCAGACGATTTTTTCAAATATGCACTAATAATAAGTTTATTAATATTTGGAGTCTCTTTTGCTATAGTTTGGAATAACATTAAAAACCCAATTGCGGAGCTTTTTTATCTATTGGTATTTTTTATTGTATTTAAAACAGCATCTTTGATTTGGGCGTTTGCAATTTACTTTGTGGTTTGGCATGCTTTACCATCGCTTATGGACCAGATAAAATACCTATCTAAAACTGTAGATAAAGTTTCAGTACTGGATTATATAAAATCTTCTTTTCTGTATTGGCTGGTTTCTGTTGTTAGTCTTTTTCTCTTTTTTGAATTCTTAATAAGTAACAATGATTCTTTTTATGCCTTTTTCTTTTCTTTTTTAGCGGCTATAACATTTCCTCATGTGATAGTGATGACTAAAATTTTTAAGCATTAA